Within the Syntrophorhabdaceae bacterium genome, the region TCAATGTGATCGTGCTTTACAATATCGATTCTCCATGGGAAAAGTCGAAAAACGATCTTAAAGCGATCGGTAATTTTCTGATGCTTACGGGAAGGGTCGGCAAACCGGGCAACGGTGTGATAATTCTGAGAGATTTCTCCAATTCGGAGGGTCTCTTCGACATGGGCGCAGATTCCCGTTACCTGCCCGGCAATGTAACATTAAAGGACAGCGCGGGGATCAAGGACGTGGGAGCCCATTGGAATTTCGACCTGAAGGGCATCTTTAAGCCGATAGATCTGAAAGAGGAGATGGACAAGGACCGGATCAAGGCCCTGCTGATCTTTGGGGAGGATCCGCTCGCAGAAACAGTGAACCTCGGACTCACCGGAGGCGCTGAGTTCGTGCTCGTGGTGGATACCGCCATGACGGCCACCGCCTTCGAGGCCGATGTGATATTACCGGCATCCCTGCCTATAGAAACGAGCGGTACGATGACGAGCTGCGACCGGAGGGTCCAGCGCACCGCAAAAATATTCGAGCCGCCTGCGGGGATGGAGACGTGGCAGATTATCGCCGCCCTTGCCAACCGCCTGGGAATGGAGACACGCTGGAAGTCGGTCGAGGCGATTACCCGCGAGATAGGAGAGGTGAATGCGAAATATACCGGTGTCGCGGACGGCGAATTCTGGGGAAAGGATTTCCTCAAAGATCGCTTCATGACGGGCAGCGGATTGGGCAGGTTCAGCGCCTTCGCGGCCGACGTGGCGCCCCAATCCTCCGGTAAGAAGCCTTACCTTAATTCTGAAAAATTTTTTGAAGTGAAAGTGAGAGAGAGGTTGAGGGGTTAACAACCCATAGATCCGGGCCGGTGGTATTGCGACCATGACGGCAGATGTGCTTTACGTGAGTGGAGGTTAATGGTATATGAGAAGCATGGACTCTTCACCGAATATTCAGCGGGTTGAGCAAGAGCTGAAGAAACGGATGCAGGAACTGGAATGTCTCTATAACATCGGCCCGGAAATAACCTCCAAAGGCGAAATTGAGCATGTTCTTACGAATCTGACGGTACACCTCATCCGGGGGGTCGAATTCCCGGAGATCGCCGCCTCATCGATATGGTTTGACGGAAAGGAGTATTCGGCCGCTCCCTTACCCAAGGAGCAAGTCGTCGAGTCCCTTACGTCCGATATTGTGGTCGATTCCCAAACGAGAGGCACCGTCGCCATCTACTACAGGAGAAAGGCGAAATTCCTCGAGGAAGAGCAGAAGATGCTCGACAATATCAGTCAGAGGATCTCGCGGAGCATCAAGCAGCGTGAGCTTCAGGCCGAGGTGCAGAGGTACGTGGACGGCCTCGAAGGTCTCGTTAAAAAGAAAATAGAGGAATTGGAGAGCGCCAAGGAGCGCTATGAAAACCTTTTCGAGAGCGTGCCCGTGCCGATTACCCTGTCCCGGCTGAATGGAGATATAGTAAAGGCCAATCGCGCATTCTACCGCCTCCTGGGATACGAGGACAGCACCCAGGTGAAGCTGAATTTCGTAAAGAATCATCTTTTCGAAAATTTGGATGAAATGAGGGCAATTATTCATCAGAAGCTGGCCCAGGAGGGCCAGGTGGTTGGTTTTGAACTCACCATCAGGGACAATAACTGGGAATCGATACCCGTCATCGGATCATGCGTATTCATCGATTATGACGGAGAGCGCTGTGTCGAAGCGGTGTATAAGGATATTCGGGTAAGAAAGGAGCTGGAGAAAAAGCTCAGGGACCAGAATGAGAATCTGGAGAGAAAGGTCAAGGAGCGTACGCTGGACCTCGAGAACCAGAAAGACCTTCTTATGGCCAAAAACCAGGAGCTCCTGGCCCTTGCGGGGAAGCTCAGGGAAAGCAGGACGCGATTCAAGGCACTTTTCAAGGCTATTACGGACACGGTAGTGGTCATTGACAGAAATCTTAACATCCTCATGTCGAACCAGAAAGCCATTGGCTATGAGGGGAAGTGCTATCACAAGGTATTCGGCGGCGAGGCCCAGTGTGAAGATTGCCTCGCCCTTCAGGTTGTGAAGGCCAAAGCCCCTGTTACGCAGGAGAAGGCTTTCGGGGACGAGCATTACCTGCTCCAGGCATACCCTATGTTTGATTCGGACGGAGAAGTAGACGGGATACTGGAAATCTCTCGGGTTATTACAAAAGAGAAGAATATGGGGCGCCAGCTCCTTCAGGCGGATAAACTCGCTTCACTCGGGCAACTTGTATCGGGAATAGCCCATGAAATAAATAATCCCAACACCTTCATCAGGGGGAACCTGTACATCATTCAGGAGGCAATGAATGACCTTTTCCCCATTCTCGATCAATTTTCACAATCCCATCCCGATTTCAAAATCGCACGGCTCAACTACGATATCTTTAGAAAGAACGTGCCGGTCCTGATCGATGATATGGTAGGGGGTGCGAACAGAATTAAGGGAATTGTGGACGGTCTCAGGAAGTTCGCGAAGCGTGACGAGGGTCTCCTCAACGAGAGCGTAAACCTTAACCTCGTGGCGGAGAGCTGCCTGCGGCTCGTGGATAATCAGATCAGAAGAACGGCCGATGTCAAAGTGGATTTGCGGACCGATATCCCGCCTGTGGTGGGCAACCTTCAGAAGCTCCAGCAGGTTGTGGTCAATATCCTTATTAATGCCTCACAGGCCATCGTCGGTCCGAGGGGCACCATCAGCCTGATGACCGCCTGTAACGATAAGGAAGTAATGTTGAAAGTAAATGACGACGGTAAGGGGATGGACGAGCGGACCATAAAGCAGATATTCGATCCCTTCTTCACCACAAAAAGGACCCAAGGCGGCACAGGCCTCGGCCTCTCTATCGCATATGGCATCATAAAGGAGCATCAGGGCAGGATTGAAGTGGAGAGTAAGACTGGCGCGGGGACTACATTCTGCATCTATATTCCCAAGGCACCCGAGGAAGGATCATGAAAAAAGTTATTATAATAGATGACGACCAGGCGGTCCTCAATTATCTGAATATCTTTCTCCTTCAGGCAGGCAGTTTGGAAGTCACTACCCTGAATGAAAGCAGGCGAGCCTTTGCGGAGTTAAAGGCGAACCAATACGATCTTCTCCTCCTCGATATGGACATGCCGGACGTAACAGGCCTCGATATCCTGAAGATCATTCAGGACAACAATATCGATGTGGAGACGATCGTCCTCACGGGTGTGGAAGACGTGGAGCTTGCGGTCGCCGCAATGAAGCTCGGGGCCGTGGAGTACCTGACAAAGCCTGTTGATAACGACCGCCTTCTTAACCTCATAAATTCCATATTGGAGAAACGGGAAATTCAAAAAGGCACCGACCGCGAGCCTTCTTATCCGGAAGGATTGAAGCATAAAGAGGCTTTCAGCAATATCATTACCCAAAACGAGCAGATGTACAAAATTTTTTCAGCGGTTGAAAAGATGGCACAGACGGACAGCAGCATCCTGATATGGGGTGAGAGCGGCACGGGCAAGGAGTTGATCGCGAGGGCTATCCACCGGATCAGCAAGAGGAACCGGGAACCCTTTGTTGCCGTAAATGCGGGCGCCTTTGCGAACGAGCTTTTTTCATCCGAGTTTTTCGGCCACAGCCAGGGGGCTTTTACAGGCGCCACCTCGAACAAGAGAGGGTTTGTCGAAGAGGCGGATAAAGGAACACTCTTTCTCGATGAAATCGGAGAGCTTGCGTTGCCTATACAGGTAAAGCTGCTGAGAGTGCTTCAGGAAGGGGAATTTTTCCGTCTCGGTTCTACAAAGAATCTGAAAGTGGATGTGAGAATTATCGCGGCCACAAACAAGGACCTCCACGAGGAGATAAAGAAAGGAAACTTCAGGAAAGACCTTTTCTACAGGCTCGATATGAACTCCGTTTTTTTACCGCCTCTCAGGGAAAGAAAGGGGGATATCCCCGTCCTTGCCCATCATTTTCTTAGAAAATTCTGTGAGCTCAACAATAAAAAAGTCGACAGAATTTCCGATGCGGCCATGAAGCTACTCTCCCGGTACGATTACCAGGGGAATGTGCGAGAGCTGATGAATATCATCAACAGCGCTGTAATCATTGAATCTGCCGGAGAAATCCGCAGAAAATCACTACCCAATTATTTTCTCGAGAACACGCCATCCCTGGAGGGAGGATTCACCGATGTGCCTCTCAAGACTCTCTCCGATATCGAAAAAGAACATATCGCAAAAATCGTTGAATATACCGGAGGCAACAGGACAAAGGCAGCCCAGATCCTGGGAATATCGAGGGTGAACCTCATTTCAAAGATAAAGAAATATCTCATAGAGTGATTTCATGCACAGGCACGCCTGAACGTGGTAACCCCCGATGCGCAGTTCCATGCCCCATTTTGGTCCGGTGAATTATCACTGACGTCATGCCGCACTAATTCTGGCGCCTCTTTTTTGAATAAATTCCTGCCCTGACCCTTTACAAACACTTATGTCGGTTATAAATTCCCGTTGGAGACTAATCTTATGATGATTATTTTGAGCCCTATTCCCAAATGCCTGCCGATGGAGTGTGCCTTCTGCGGTGCCTAATTAGCGATGCGGCTTTTCACGGAACGGTCATGCCGGTAATGGGCGGTGCGCGGTTTTTAGAGGGCCTTTTAGATGGCCTGCACCACATTTTTGACGTTTCATTAAGATGAAGTCTCTCTTAAATAAGATTCACCAGTTGGTTGTCCTTTCATGTGATGGGACCGGCCGTTGGATTGTCTTGCGCTCTTCGGGTCGTTTTATGGGGTTCTAGTGGACCGGTCATAACCGGCCCCGCCTTTGACGAGTTGCGGAGGCGTCAACCGACCGTCGGGCGCAAAGGCCTTCCGGGTTTCAGGTAAGTTCGTATTGGGATTTAATAAGCTGAATACTGCTCTATGGGACGGCAAAAATGAAGGGAAACGGAAATATACTGGTTGTTGACGATGATCCCCAGATACTCGATCTTACTACCGCGGTCCTCGAGAGGGCGCGGTATGAGGTGCTTGCTGCAAGGACGGGCAAGGAATGCCTCGACTTGGTCCGTACCTTCAGTCCCGATCTCGTCCTGTTGGACGTGATGCTCCCGGATATAGAAGGCACCGAGGTATGCACGCGGATTAAAACCGACCCCCTTCTGGGAAATACATTTGTCATACTTGTCTCGGGCATCAAGACTTCATCTGAATTTCAGGCGAACGGGCTTAACGGTGGAGCAGACGGATACATAATAAAACCCATATCCAATAAAGAGCTTATTGCCCGGGTCCAATCGCTGGTGCGCATAAAGCAATCGGAAGACGCCCTCCATGCATCGGAAGCCCGATATCGTCGTCTATTCGAGGCTGCGAGTGAAGGCATAATGATACTGGACGGGGTGTCCGGCGAGATAAAGGCAGTCAATCCGTTCCTGGAGAGAATGCTGAAGTATAGCAGTGAAGAGCTTGTGGGAAAGCTAATGGGGCAAATCCCTGCATTCGGGGGAGGTGAAGAGGGCAGGGCCGCCTTTTCCGAGCTCAAACGTACGCTGCCCGCAGGTTATATCCACTTGCTGCTCAGGACAAAAGACGGGCAGGATGTCGATGCCGAGATTGGATGTAACAGCTATGAGGAAAGAGGCGAACCCGTGATTCAGTGCAATATTCGTGACGTGACGCAAAGGCGGCTGGCTGAGGAGGCATTGAGGAAAGCCCATATCGAGTTGGATCGACGGGTGAAGGAACGGACTGCCCAATTGTCCGAATCGAACAGGCTCCTTTCCCAGGAGATCGCGGAACGGAAAATAGGAGAGAAAGCCCTAAAAAAATCAGAGGAGCGACTGCGATATCTCAGTAATTACCTGCAAAAAATTCTGGAGCAGGAGACGGTACGCCTTTCGAGGGAAATCCACGATGAATTAGGGCAGGTGCTGACAGGGATCAAGATGGACGCCGAATGGACGGCAATACATTTGCCTGAAGATGCAACAACCGTTCGGGAAAGGATGAAGCTCCTCATTACCTATATTGACAATGCCATTCATACGGTGCAAAGGATCTCCACGAGATTGAGACCCCCTGTTCTCGACGACTGCAGTCTTGTGGAAGCCATTGAGGCCTGGACGGATGATTTTCAGAAGAGGACGGGAATTGCATGCGAGGTGATCGGCGGCATCCGCCAAAGGGAGCCGGAAAAAGAGATTCGCCTGGAAATGTTCCGCATACTTCAGGAATCACTCACGAATGTTGCCCGCCATTCGGGCGCCGTCAGTGTCGTTATCTCTCTTTATGTGAAAAGAAACAGGTATGTTATGGAGATTAGCGACGACGGCAGGGGCATTACTAAACGGGAAATGATGGATGCCAAATCGATTGGATTAACAGGGATGCATGAAAGGGCGGACGCCATGGGCGGAACGCTTTCGATCGGCGGAGTCCGGGGGAAAGGGACCACCGTTAAATTGAGTGTTCCTTTCGGAAAAGGCATGATAGCCAAGAAAACTGTCGCTTTGCCGGCTTGGGTCAAGGTTGCCCAGGAAGGAAACGACGGTGGACAGCGGCTTTTCCCCACGTAAGGGATGAGCGGACTATTTGTCTATGTCTCGCGGGCACGATGCCGTAAAGAGGCTCTGCCGTGTGGGTTTTACGGGGACAACATGTATACCATCAGATTAAAAGTCCCTTTTATCACGGAGGGATTATTAGGATGAGCGGCAAAGGGAGAACGAAAGGGGCCGTTGAGGAGCCGATACGTTTAGATGCAAATCCCCTCAAGGTGCGAAAAAAGAGAAACACTACCGGTGCGGCGTATTTTTCCGGATCAGATAAGAGTTATCGGGGCCTTGATGAGACTGCGCCGCAAGGAGTAGTGAAGCCCGATCCACTCACAACCAAAGATGGTCGCCGCATCGGCGTCAAGCTATCGCCGGAGCGGCTTTCAATGAACGGCCGCGATGTCATCCCGCGGGGTATTCGTACGATCCCTTCGCACCTAAAAACTGAAGGCGCACGTGAGGAAGGATTGCTGAGCATCATCAGCGGGGTCTCGCCTGCGGGTCTTGCCGGATTTGACAAAGAGGGGCATTGTATCTACGTGGATGAGCGCTGGCTGGGCATCAACGACTGCTCTGCCGAAGAGGCTTACGGCGATGGGTGGACCTCTGTGCTTCACCCGGAGGACCGGGAGCGCGTTATCGAAGCCTGGAAAAAGGCAGTAAGGGGAGAAAGGCCCCTTCAGTCCGAATATCGCCTGCAGAGAAAGGATAAGACAATCAGGTGGATCATGGGAAAGGGGAGTCCCGTGGTGGCCCGTGGCCTTCCCCACGATCTCCGTTATCTCGGAAGCATCACCGATATAACCCATTACGAAACCGGATACCAGCCGGTGGGCGAGGACCTGAGAGAGAGGCAGATCTCGGACACGGACCTGAAAGCGCGTGTCACCCACCTTTATGAGTTGAACGCTCACCTTATCCGGCGAATAGAACAAAGGACGGCGGTGGAAACCCAGCTCAAGGACTCAACCGACAGGCTGCACATGCTGACCGCACATCTGCAGAAACTCAGAGAGCAGGAAAAAGCATCCTTTGCGCGGGAACTGCACAGCGAAGTCGGGCAAACACTCACGGCTGTTAAAATGGGCCTCTCATGGCTCGAGAGACAGCTGCCGGTTCACGAGGGGCCGGCGGTGAGGAAAGCGCAGTCGCTCCTCGCGGATATTGACCGCACTATTTTCGCAATCCAGAGAATATCTACTGCGTTGAGGCCGGCGGCCTTTGACGATTTCGGACTTGCCGAGGCCCTTCGGCTGGGGGTAAGGGATTTTCAAAGAAAAGCCCGCGTATCATGCATGATCCATATCATGCCGGAAAATATGAAGCTCAACAAGGAGCTATCTGTAGAGATATTTCGCATCTTCCATGAATGCCTGACGAATATCGCAAAACATGCACAGGCGCAACAGGTGACCGTTGTTCTTAAGAAAAGGAATGGGGAGCTCGTGATGGAGCTCAGGGATGATGGAAGGGGAATCACAAAACGGGAGATCACTGACCGGAACTCCTTCGGATTATCGGGCATGCGCGAGAGAGCACATGTGATAGGCGGAGAGTTCTCGATTACCGGTATAAAAGGGAAGGGGACAACCATTCTTCTACGGGTGCCGGTGAATACATCCTGAATTCCTGCGATCTGCTGCAGATTAAGAAGATGGCGGGTAAGGAGAACAAATGCTTCATATGATTATTGCCGATGACCATCCCGTGGTCCTTAAGGGGCTGAAGGAGATTATTACCGAGAGTTTCGATAATGTGACAATCGAGGAAGCCGTGACAGGATACGAGTTTATGGGCAAGGTGCTGAGTAATGATTTCGATGTTGCCTTGCTGGATGTTTCTCTTCCGGATATCAATGGGTTGGAAGCATTGAAAGAAGTGAGGAAGAAGAAGCCGAAACTCCCCGTTCTCGTAATAAGCATATACCCCGAGGACCAATATGCCGTCCGGGCTATGAAGGCAGGGGCATGGGGCTATGTGACGAAACGAACTGCTTCGACGGAATTGGTCGGTGCAATCCGAAAGCTCTTGTCAGGCAGGCGATATGTCAGCCCTAATTTTGCGGAACAGATGGTTCTCGATTTAGAAACTGATGCGGAAAAACGCCCCCACGAGAAGCTATCCGAACGGGAACTGCAGGTGCTGAAGGTGATAGGAAAAGGAAAATCGGTGAAAGAGATTGCCGAGGAACTGCACCTGAGCG harbors:
- a CDS encoding ATP-binding protein produces the protein MRSMDSSPNIQRVEQELKKRMQELECLYNIGPEITSKGEIEHVLTNLTVHLIRGVEFPEIAASSIWFDGKEYSAAPLPKEQVVESLTSDIVVDSQTRGTVAIYYRRKAKFLEEEQKMLDNISQRISRSIKQRELQAEVQRYVDGLEGLVKKKIEELESAKERYENLFESVPVPITLSRLNGDIVKANRAFYRLLGYEDSTQVKLNFVKNHLFENLDEMRAIIHQKLAQEGQVVGFELTIRDNNWESIPVIGSCVFIDYDGERCVEAVYKDIRVRKELEKKLRDQNENLERKVKERTLDLENQKDLLMAKNQELLALAGKLRESRTRFKALFKAITDTVVVIDRNLNILMSNQKAIGYEGKCYHKVFGGEAQCEDCLALQVVKAKAPVTQEKAFGDEHYLLQAYPMFDSDGEVDGILEISRVITKEKNMGRQLLQADKLASLGQLVSGIAHEINNPNTFIRGNLYIIQEAMNDLFPILDQFSQSHPDFKIARLNYDIFRKNVPVLIDDMVGGANRIKGIVDGLRKFAKRDEGLLNESVNLNLVAESCLRLVDNQIRRTADVKVDLRTDIPPVVGNLQKLQQVVVNILINASQAIVGPRGTISLMTACNDKEVMLKVNDDGKGMDERTIKQIFDPFFTTKRTQGGTGLGLSIAYGIIKEHQGRIEVESKTGAGTTFCIYIPKAPEEGS
- a CDS encoding sigma-54 dependent transcriptional regulator encodes the protein MKKVIIIDDDQAVLNYLNIFLLQAGSLEVTTLNESRRAFAELKANQYDLLLLDMDMPDVTGLDILKIIQDNNIDVETIVLTGVEDVELAVAAMKLGAVEYLTKPVDNDRLLNLINSILEKREIQKGTDREPSYPEGLKHKEAFSNIITQNEQMYKIFSAVEKMAQTDSSILIWGESGTGKELIARAIHRISKRNREPFVAVNAGAFANELFSSEFFGHSQGAFTGATSNKRGFVEEADKGTLFLDEIGELALPIQVKLLRVLQEGEFFRLGSTKNLKVDVRIIAATNKDLHEEIKKGNFRKDLFYRLDMNSVFLPPLRERKGDIPVLAHHFLRKFCELNNKKVDRISDAAMKLLSRYDYQGNVRELMNIINSAVIIESAGEIRRKSLPNYFLENTPSLEGGFTDVPLKTLSDIEKEHIAKIVEYTGGNRTKAAQILGISRVNLISKIKKYLIE
- a CDS encoding response regulator, yielding MKGNGNILVVDDDPQILDLTTAVLERARYEVLAARTGKECLDLVRTFSPDLVLLDVMLPDIEGTEVCTRIKTDPLLGNTFVILVSGIKTSSEFQANGLNGGADGYIIKPISNKELIARVQSLVRIKQSEDALHASEARYRRLFEAASEGIMILDGVSGEIKAVNPFLERMLKYSSEELVGKLMGQIPAFGGGEEGRAAFSELKRTLPAGYIHLLLRTKDGQDVDAEIGCNSYEERGEPVIQCNIRDVTQRRLAEEALRKAHIELDRRVKERTAQLSESNRLLSQEIAERKIGEKALKKSEERLRYLSNYLQKILEQETVRLSREIHDELGQVLTGIKMDAEWTAIHLPEDATTVRERMKLLITYIDNAIHTVQRISTRLRPPVLDDCSLVEAIEAWTDDFQKRTGIACEVIGGIRQREPEKEIRLEMFRILQESLTNVARHSGAVSVVISLYVKRNRYVMEISDDGRGITKREMMDAKSIGLTGMHERADAMGGTLSIGGVRGKGTTVKLSVPFGKGMIAKKTVALPAWVKVAQEGNDGGQRLFPT
- a CDS encoding PAS domain-containing protein, with the protein product MLSIISGVSPAGLAGFDKEGHCIYVDERWLGINDCSAEEAYGDGWTSVLHPEDRERVIEAWKKAVRGERPLQSEYRLQRKDKTIRWIMGKGSPVVARGLPHDLRYLGSITDITHYETGYQPVGEDLRERQISDTDLKARVTHLYELNAHLIRRIEQRTAVETQLKDSTDRLHMLTAHLQKLREQEKASFARELHSEVGQTLTAVKMGLSWLERQLPVHEGPAVRKAQSLLADIDRTIFAIQRISTALRPAAFDDFGLAEALRLGVRDFQRKARVSCMIHIMPENMKLNKELSVEIFRIFHECLTNIAKHAQAQQVTVVLKKRNGELVMELRDDGRGITKREITDRNSFGLSGMRERAHVIGGEFSITGIKGKGTTILLRVPVNTS
- a CDS encoding response regulator transcription factor; amino-acid sequence: MLHMIIADDHPVVLKGLKEIITESFDNVTIEEAVTGYEFMGKVLSNDFDVALLDVSLPDINGLEALKEVRKKKPKLPVLVISIYPEDQYAVRAMKAGAWGYVTKRTASTELVGAIRKLLSGRRYVSPNFAEQMVLDLETDAEKRPHEKLSERELQVLKVIGKGKSVKEIAEELHLSANTVRTYRARILEKIGVKGTTGLIHYAITQRLVE